The following proteins are encoded in a genomic region of Alteromonadaceae bacterium 2753L.S.0a.02:
- a CDS encoding beta-glucosidase, which produces MPNPLRIGLTSLATIVLFACSTPPSEPTASFRDLNNNGQLDIYENPNETLDARVDDIRARLSLEQKINLVIGVGFNMEAVSGSDKVPGAAGSTYAIPELGIPSLVLADGPAGLRIQPERKGESKTYYATAFPIATLLASSWDTKLVGEVGKAMGNEIKEYGVDLFLAPGMNIHYNPLAGRNYEYYSEDPLLSGYMASAIVNGVESYGVGTTIKHFVANNAETNRMFLNSRMSERAAREIYLRGFEIAVREAQPWAIMTSYNKFNDEHISQSKAVLTTVLRDEWGYEGLVMTDWFAGYDTAKQLLAGNDLMMPGVPKRREEIQAALAEGTLTEADLDKNITPILKTVLLSPGFSEYPYSDAPALQANAAIARRAASEGVVLLKNETQTLPLANTQKLAVFGNTSYELISGGTGSGDVNEAYTVSLVEGLKNNQFAFDQQLQDHYLTHIKSERAKQPKKKFFFDALPPLTEFLPDAKLLAKLVAANDTALITIGRNSGEFNDRPLSDFTLTAEEQKLIDSVSQAFHKNGKKVVVILNIGNVIETVSWRDKVDAILLPWQGGQEAGNALADVLSGQVNPSGRLPTTFPMQYTDVPSSKRFPGHATSEKPVTDIYSGFFKGHWSELNYEEGIYVGYRYYDKVRLPTAYEFGFGLSYTNFEFSDLSVKKGKSKGYFTVSLKVTNTGKLAGKDVVQLYISAPEVALDKPDKELKGFAKTMLLQPGQSETITFNVTPKILASFDTNKRAWVAEAGNYTFNIGNSSQQMLLTKSVRLPNELVAEHVKAILEPSPPVRERISK; this is translated from the coding sequence ATGCCCAACCCCCTACGAATCGGCCTAACCAGCCTCGCGACTATCGTACTCTTTGCGTGTAGCACACCCCCAAGCGAACCCACAGCCTCCTTTCGGGACCTAAACAATAACGGCCAGCTGGACATTTATGAAAACCCCAATGAAACCCTGGATGCACGGGTTGATGACATACGGGCTCGCCTGTCGCTGGAACAAAAAATCAATCTAGTGATTGGCGTTGGTTTCAATATGGAAGCGGTGAGTGGTTCCGACAAGGTACCCGGTGCTGCTGGCAGCACTTACGCAATTCCGGAATTGGGCATACCCTCCCTGGTGCTCGCAGATGGCCCCGCAGGACTGCGCATTCAACCAGAGCGCAAGGGCGAATCTAAAACCTATTACGCCACGGCATTCCCTATTGCCACACTGTTAGCTTCTTCGTGGGACACCAAATTGGTGGGTGAAGTCGGCAAAGCCATGGGTAATGAAATTAAGGAATATGGGGTCGACCTGTTTCTCGCTCCCGGCATGAATATTCACTACAACCCACTAGCCGGTCGCAATTACGAATACTACTCGGAAGATCCTTTGCTCAGCGGCTACATGGCATCCGCCATTGTAAATGGTGTGGAATCATACGGTGTCGGCACAACCATCAAACATTTTGTAGCGAACAATGCTGAAACAAACCGCATGTTTCTGAATTCCCGAATGAGCGAAAGGGCCGCGCGGGAAATTTATCTTCGCGGCTTCGAAATTGCTGTCAGGGAAGCGCAACCCTGGGCAATTATGACTTCATACAACAAATTTAATGATGAACACATCTCGCAAAGTAAAGCGGTACTCACAACTGTACTGCGCGATGAATGGGGCTATGAAGGTTTGGTGATGACCGATTGGTTCGCCGGTTACGATACCGCCAAGCAACTCCTTGCTGGCAATGATTTGATGATGCCTGGCGTGCCCAAACGCCGCGAAGAAATTCAAGCCGCACTTGCCGAAGGCACTTTAACGGAAGCCGACCTCGATAAAAACATTACCCCCATTTTAAAAACTGTGCTCCTTTCTCCGGGGTTTAGCGAATACCCCTACTCAGACGCGCCGGCACTCCAAGCAAACGCAGCAATTGCACGACGTGCGGCATCTGAAGGTGTGGTACTGCTAAAAAATGAAACACAAACACTGCCATTAGCAAATACGCAAAAATTGGCGGTATTTGGTAATACATCGTATGAACTGATTTCTGGGGGCACCGGTAGTGGCGATGTAAATGAGGCTTATACCGTCTCTCTCGTCGAGGGCCTGAAAAACAATCAATTCGCGTTTGATCAGCAGTTACAGGATCATTACCTGACCCACATAAAATCGGAACGCGCTAAACAACCAAAGAAAAAGTTCTTTTTTGATGCACTTCCACCGCTCACAGAATTTTTGCCAGATGCAAAGCTGTTGGCCAAATTGGTTGCCGCAAATGATACCGCCTTAATTACAATCGGTAGAAATTCCGGTGAATTTAATGATCGCCCCTTAAGCGATTTCACCCTTACTGCTGAGGAACAAAAGCTCATTGATAGCGTCAGCCAAGCATTCCACAAAAACGGCAAAAAAGTGGTTGTTATCCTGAATATTGGCAATGTTATCGAAACAGTAAGTTGGCGTGATAAAGTCGATGCGATACTACTGCCCTGGCAGGGTGGACAGGAAGCAGGTAACGCCCTGGCTGATGTACTCTCCGGCCAGGTAAATCCTTCTGGAAGGTTGCCAACTACATTCCCCATGCAATATACCGATGTACCCTCCTCAAAGAGATTTCCTGGCCACGCCACTTCGGAAAAACCCGTAACCGATATCTATAGCGGATTTTTTAAAGGCCACTGGAGCGAACTTAATTACGAAGAAGGAATTTATGTGGGTTATCGCTACTACGACAAGGTGAGGCTGCCAACGGCCTATGAATTTGGATTTGGACTCTCATACACCAATTTCGAATTTTCTGATCTAAGCGTTAAAAAAGGTAAATCAAAAGGTTATTTCACGGTTTCCTTAAAAGTAACCAATACTGGAAAGCTTGCCGGTAAAGACGTTGTGCAACTTTATATATCTGCACCAGAAGTGGCCCTAGACAAACCCGATAAAGAGTTGAAAGGATTTGCAAAAACCATGTTATTACAACCTGGGCAATCGGAGACCATCACCTTCAATGTAACTCCCAAAATTCTGGCGTCATTCGATACGAATAAGCGTGCCTGGGTAGCCGAAGCGGGTAACTACACTTTTAATATTGGCAATTCATCTCAGCAAATGTTACTGACTAAAAGTGTGAGACTTCCCAATGAGCTTGTTGCGGAACATGTAAAAGCAATCTTAGAACCATCACCGCCCGTGAGAGAACGAATTTCCAAATAG
- a CDS encoding acetyltransferase (GNAT) family protein — protein MPIREAHFFEAEVLSKLAFESKAYWDYSSEFMALCRAELNVSTSQLNSNSTAYSVCEKSGLILGFYAIERITKTEAELIALFVLPKFIGTGIGKQLMQHAIKLAKENHYTSLKIVSDPNAEKFYRAMGAVFMGFESSNSIKSRMLLVFILHL, from the coding sequence ATGCCGATCAGGGAAGCCCATTTTTTCGAAGCCGAAGTGTTGAGCAAGCTCGCCTTTGAATCAAAGGCGTACTGGGACTATTCTTCCGAATTTATGGCTTTGTGCCGGGCGGAACTTAATGTTAGCACAAGTCAATTAAACTCAAACTCTACCGCTTATAGTGTCTGCGAAAAAAGCGGTTTGATTCTTGGTTTCTATGCAATTGAGAGAATCACTAAAACAGAAGCAGAGCTTATTGCGTTATTCGTTTTGCCAAAATTCATCGGTACCGGCATTGGTAAACAATTAATGCAACACGCAATAAAGCTCGCGAAAGAAAATCACTATACATCTTTAAAAATTGTAAGCGATCCAAATGCTGAAAAGTTTTATCGAGCAATGGGCGCGGTTTTTATGGGCTTTGAATCGTCCAACAGTATAAAAAGCAGGATGCTGCTTGTTTTTATACTTCACCTCTAA
- a CDS encoding alpha-galactosidase, with translation MNKLSRLVILLSALCGFLFSSELMANKFSGLADTPQLGWNSWNTFGCDVNEALIREMADTMVSSGMKKAGYRYINIDDCWHGERNTHGDITENKTKFPSGMKGLADYVHSKGLKLGLYSDAGSKTCAGYPGSLGHEYQDARTYANWGIDYLKYDWCNTTDINPKGAYRLMRDALNAAGRPILFSICEWGDNQPWLWAQDIGHSWRTTGDIYPCWDCELNHGTWASLGVLRILDKQKGLRKYAGPGHWNDMDMMEVGNGMSEAQDRSHFSLWAILNSPLIAGNDLRTMSPATQTILTNTEIIALNQDKLGIPAMPYIDTGALQVFAKPLEQGEWAFLFLNRSDNALKLQHDWGFYVLKDDQFGYRADFNTQIFSWRDLWNGKQGDTSKPLSLKLAPHDVLVLRLTKIHK, from the coding sequence ATGAACAAACTGTCACGTTTGGTAATTTTACTCTCCGCGCTCTGCGGGTTTCTGTTCAGCTCAGAATTAATGGCCAATAAATTTTCCGGTTTGGCCGATACCCCGCAACTCGGATGGAACTCCTGGAATACCTTTGGGTGCGATGTAAACGAAGCACTGATTCGTGAAATGGCAGACACCATGGTTTCTTCCGGCATGAAAAAAGCCGGTTATCGTTACATTAATATTGATGACTGCTGGCATGGCGAGCGCAACACACACGGCGATATCACCGAGAACAAAACCAAATTTCCTTCAGGCATGAAAGGCTTAGCAGATTATGTGCACAGCAAGGGGCTCAAGCTGGGGCTGTATTCCGATGCAGGCAGCAAAACCTGTGCAGGCTACCCGGGTAGCTTAGGCCATGAATATCAGGATGCCCGCACTTACGCCAATTGGGGTATCGATTATTTAAAATACGATTGGTGCAACACCACAGACATCAACCCCAAGGGGGCTTATCGTCTGATGCGAGACGCACTAAACGCCGCGGGCAGGCCCATATTATTTAGTATTTGTGAATGGGGCGATAACCAACCCTGGTTATGGGCACAGGATATCGGCCATTCCTGGCGTACCACCGGAGATATTTATCCCTGCTGGGACTGTGAACTCAACCATGGCACCTGGGCGAGCCTCGGAGTATTACGAATTCTTGATAAACAAAAAGGATTACGAAAATACGCCGGGCCTGGGCATTGGAACGATATGGATATGATGGAAGTTGGCAACGGAATGAGCGAAGCCCAGGATCGCTCACACTTTTCCCTTTGGGCGATCTTAAATTCTCCGCTGATAGCCGGTAATGACTTACGCACCATGTCACCGGCAACGCAAACTATTTTAACCAATACAGAAATCATCGCCCTCAATCAAGACAAATTGGGCATTCCAGCAATGCCCTACATCGACACCGGTGCGCTACAGGTATTCGCCAAACCTCTGGAGCAGGGAGAGTGGGCATTTTTATTTTTAAACCGTAGCGATAACGCATTAAAATTACAACACGACTGGGGTTTTTATGTTTTAAAAGATGATCAATTTGGCTATAGGGCTGATTTTAATACCCAGATATTCAGTTGGCGGGATTTATGGAACGGCAAACAGGGAGATACCAGCAAACCGCTGTCATTGAAACTGGCGCCTCATGATGTATTGGTTTTACGATTGACCAAAATCCACAAGTAA
- a CDS encoding cell migration-inducing and hyaluronan-binding protein — MGSGNWSDPATWPSGQVPSAGDQVIIESNMRVVLDVSPPALRSLTIDGTLSFAEADLELTTEWILVHGEMHIGSEQNPFQHAATVTLSDDFPDESIGVMGDRGIMVMGGELHLHGSRTHTWTKLSQTANAGSSRIEVLNADGWQLGDEVVLASTDFAPEQTEKRVISGIDGNSVEFSSPLNFMHFGEVTEGVDERGEVGLLTRNIRIQASADAESSYFGGHVAVMAPGGLYISGVEFYRMGQHLKLGRYPVHWHVRGDADGQYVKNSSVHHSFNRCVTVHGTQNVLVENNVTYNTVGHCFFLEDGAETGNSFIHNLGMRTKCHPTRSCQPFFQQASDVLIPSDNNAATFWITNPDNIYRDNVAAGAEEIGFWIALPEHPTGAFEGTEEGAAIWPRRTNIREFSGNVAHSNYDGLMFDRGPNPDGTFDIPGNDHTAYENPADTNSARLTTRLENFTAYKNNNNGVWARGSNHEFSDFKLADNAIGFTHASGSSLLIDSLIVGESDNIGNPSRQAERDYGRGLPHYRADYPIHGYEYYDFTNGFSNVTFRNFQSNTTRDAGAISYLFFSDFGISTNNSAEAAVFDNAKPVFFPNMRSEWALEDSGKDGYKGAIFHDKDGSVGGIADAFIVINNPVFLDAAACTVYSEWNAAVCSGNYGRIGFNNNYFGGNSSEDPGLITLSRNDAELTVSGASFGGLSGKETTLRFGTEITVTTENTVNTLTISLREGSQNDWVILQLPSFTSASTGTEAASLTALRESASNAFYLDADTLYVKLFAGNGFFSGSVNLCTAATCN; from the coding sequence GTGGGCAGCGGTAACTGGTCTGATCCAGCTACCTGGCCGAGTGGCCAGGTTCCAAGTGCAGGCGATCAAGTCATTATTGAATCAAACATGCGGGTGGTTTTGGATGTATCGCCTCCGGCATTACGCAGCCTCACGATCGACGGTACACTCAGCTTCGCAGAAGCTGATTTGGAGCTCACCACAGAATGGATATTAGTGCATGGCGAAATGCACATTGGTAGTGAACAAAACCCCTTTCAACACGCAGCGACCGTCACCCTCAGCGACGATTTCCCCGACGAGAGCATCGGCGTTATGGGTGATCGCGGCATTATGGTTATGGGCGGTGAATTACATTTACACGGCAGTCGCACGCACACCTGGACAAAACTGTCGCAAACCGCCAACGCAGGCAGCAGTCGCATCGAAGTGCTTAATGCCGATGGTTGGCAGCTGGGTGATGAAGTGGTTTTGGCATCAACAGATTTTGCACCCGAGCAGACTGAAAAACGTGTGATCAGCGGCATAGATGGCAATAGTGTTGAATTCAGCAGCCCACTCAATTTTATGCATTTTGGTGAAGTTACTGAGGGCGTGGATGAGCGTGGTGAAGTTGGTCTGCTCACCCGCAATATCCGTATTCAGGCCTCTGCCGACGCAGAAAGCTCGTATTTCGGAGGACATGTTGCCGTTATGGCGCCCGGAGGTTTATATATTTCCGGTGTTGAATTTTATCGCATGGGGCAGCACCTCAAATTAGGGCGATACCCGGTTCACTGGCATGTTCGTGGTGACGCCGATGGGCAATATGTCAAGAATTCCTCGGTACACCACAGTTTCAACCGTTGTGTTACGGTGCACGGCACGCAAAACGTCCTCGTCGAAAATAATGTCACATACAACACCGTAGGCCATTGTTTCTTTCTGGAAGACGGCGCCGAAACTGGAAACAGCTTTATCCACAACCTGGGTATGCGCACGAAATGCCACCCAACACGATCGTGCCAACCATTTTTTCAGCAGGCTAGCGACGTGCTCATTCCCTCAGACAATAATGCCGCCACCTTTTGGATCACCAACCCCGATAATATTTATCGCGACAACGTCGCCGCCGGTGCAGAAGAAATTGGTTTTTGGATAGCCTTACCCGAACATCCAACCGGCGCTTTTGAAGGCACCGAAGAAGGCGCGGCTATTTGGCCGAGACGAACTAATATACGCGAATTTAGTGGCAACGTAGCGCATTCCAATTACGACGGTTTGATGTTTGACCGCGGCCCCAACCCCGACGGCACTTTCGACATTCCCGGCAATGATCATACGGCGTATGAAAATCCTGCGGATACCAACAGCGCTCGCCTCACAACGCGCTTGGAAAATTTCACAGCCTATAAAAATAACAATAACGGAGTTTGGGCGAGAGGGAGCAATCACGAATTTAGTGATTTCAAATTAGCAGATAATGCCATTGGTTTTACACACGCATCCGGCAGTTCGCTGTTAATCGATTCGCTGATTGTTGGCGAGAGCGATAATATCGGCAACCCCAGCCGCCAGGCGGAACGAGATTACGGGCGCGGCCTACCGCACTACCGCGCAGACTATCCTATCCATGGCTATGAGTATTACGATTTTACGAACGGCTTTAGCAATGTGACGTTTCGAAATTTTCAAAGTAACACCACCCGTGACGCTGGTGCGATTTCTTATTTATTTTTCTCTGACTTCGGCATTAGCACGAATAACTCCGCCGAAGCGGCAGTGTTTGATAATGCCAAGCCGGTGTTTTTTCCAAATATGCGCAGCGAATGGGCTCTGGAAGATAGCGGTAAAGATGGTTACAAGGGTGCTATTTTTCACGATAAAGACGGTTCCGTCGGCGGTATTGCCGACGCCTTTATCGTTATAAACAACCCTGTGTTTCTCGATGCCGCTGCTTGCACTGTATATTCGGAATGGAACGCTGCCGTATGTAGCGGCAATTATGGTCGGATTGGCTTCAATAACAATTATTTCGGTGGAAACTCCAGTGAGGACCCGGGCTTGATCACGTTAAGTCGCAACGACGCTGAACTGACTGTTTCAGGTGCGAGTTTTGGAGGCTTAAGTGGCAAGGAAACCACCTTGAGATTTGGAACCGAAATAACAGTAACTACAGAAAATACGGTTAACACGCTCACTATTTCGCTCCGCGAGGGCAGCCAGAACGATTGGGTCATTTTGCAACTGCCGAGCTTTACCAGTGCCAGCACCGGCACCGAAGCTGCCAGCCTAACAGCCCTAAGAGAGTCTGCCAGCAATGCCTTCTACCTCGACGCGGACACACTCTATGTCAAACTCTTTGCTGGTAACGGGTTTTTCAGCGGTTCTGTAAATCTGTGCACCGCGGCCACCTGTAATTAA
- a CDS encoding malectin (di-glucose binding ER protein) produces MRLTMLLALAIAVLSACGGGGTKEDNPGATGSSSSSSSSSSSSSSSSSSSGAVSPELVYAANIGGEEITVGDITFLEDQFSSGGSAREISQTISGAPANSVFQSERYGDYSYDVPVTNASYRVVLYFAETYHEAEGNRSFNVSVEGNEAISALDLATAAGPFTAYEVTLENIAVQDETLSVSLETITDNATLSGIALYSVTGQYVAPPPVPPQPPELPAPSAATPENLGSDCSVSGLAAAQELPVVANLPDPFTALDGTAITTSDQWRCHRQEILRQAEAYIYGFKPNKPETVTGSVSDTEISVQVSDGGHNTSFTVSVELPETGSPPYPVLFSYSFDFGGTLYGFTYNEQIKNEGIAIVTFNPYDIGSESGNRGNKQGAFYDIYGADSETGLLVAWAWGISRMIDVIEASDGTLLKADATAVAGCSRFGKGAFTAGAFDQRIALTIPFESGSGGVPIWRGIPGEGAQSPSSAYSETYWLGDAFDAFDSSTGVQKLPVDTHEIIGLIAPRGLLILDNPHIANLGPISAHVAALGGAEIYKALGAEHNMAYHSNVSDSNHCSVRPEHLQPLQDALQTFLLKTADLPGAINAHPNATGDLSSWIDWSTPTLTSP; encoded by the coding sequence ATGAGACTAACAATGTTACTTGCCTTGGCCATTGCAGTATTGAGCGCGTGCGGCGGTGGTGGCACCAAAGAAGATAATCCGGGCGCTACAGGCTCGAGTTCGTCCTCTTCGTCCTCGTCCTCGTCGTCCTCATCGTCCTCCTCCTCTTCAGGAGCCGTTTCGCCAGAACTGGTATATGCAGCCAACATTGGCGGAGAGGAAATCACAGTAGGAGATATCACCTTCCTCGAAGATCAATTTTCCAGCGGCGGCAGCGCCCGTGAAATTAGCCAGACGATCAGTGGTGCTCCGGCTAACAGCGTTTTTCAAAGCGAACGCTATGGTGATTACAGCTACGATGTTCCCGTAACCAATGCGAGTTATCGAGTGGTGCTGTATTTCGCAGAAACCTATCACGAAGCTGAAGGCAACCGTTCGTTCAATGTGTCAGTTGAAGGGAACGAGGCCATCAGCGCGCTGGATCTGGCAACCGCGGCCGGGCCGTTTACCGCTTACGAAGTTACACTGGAAAACATCGCAGTGCAGGATGAAACCCTCAGCGTCAGTTTGGAAACTATTACGGATAATGCAACCCTTTCTGGAATCGCGCTCTACTCAGTAACTGGCCAATACGTGGCGCCGCCACCCGTGCCGCCGCAACCACCAGAGCTACCCGCGCCGAGCGCCGCCACCCCGGAAAACCTAGGATCTGACTGCAGTGTGAGCGGCCTGGCCGCAGCGCAGGAATTACCGGTTGTGGCCAACCTGCCAGATCCATTTACAGCCCTGGACGGCACAGCTATCACCACGAGCGATCAGTGGCGCTGTCACCGTCAGGAAATTCTGCGCCAGGCCGAGGCCTACATTTATGGCTTCAAGCCCAACAAACCGGAAACCGTAACGGGTTCGGTGAGTGATACTGAAATAAGCGTGCAAGTAAGCGATGGCGGTCACAATACAAGTTTTACAGTGAGCGTCGAACTCCCTGAAACTGGAAGCCCGCCCTACCCTGTTTTGTTCAGTTACAGTTTCGATTTCGGCGGCACGCTTTACGGTTTCACCTATAACGAGCAAATAAAAAATGAAGGTATTGCCATTGTGACCTTCAACCCCTACGACATTGGATCGGAGTCTGGCAACCGTGGTAACAAGCAAGGTGCCTTCTATGATATTTACGGCGCAGACAGCGAAACCGGCTTGCTCGTCGCCTGGGCATGGGGCATCAGTCGAATGATTGATGTCATTGAAGCCTCCGACGGCACGCTGCTTAAGGCCGATGCGACTGCCGTAGCCGGCTGCTCGCGCTTCGGTAAAGGTGCGTTCACCGCAGGCGCATTTGATCAGCGGATTGCACTTACCATTCCCTTCGAATCCGGTTCTGGCGGGGTACCCATCTGGCGAGGAATACCTGGTGAAGGCGCACAATCTCCGTCTAGCGCCTACAGCGAAACCTATTGGTTGGGTGATGCATTCGATGCTTTCGACAGTTCCACGGGCGTACAGAAACTGCCGGTTGATACGCACGAAATTATTGGTCTTATTGCACCGCGTGGGCTTCTGATTCTGGATAACCCACACATTGCCAACCTTGGCCCAATATCGGCCCATGTGGCGGCACTCGGTGGTGCTGAGATTTACAAAGCGCTCGGTGCAGAACACAACATGGCTTACCACTCCAATGTCTCCGACAGCAACCATTGCTCTGTCCGCCCAGAGCACTTGCAACCTTTGCAAGATGCCCTGCAAACATTTTTATTGAAAACTGCAGACTTACCGGGCGCGATCAATGCGCATCCAAACGCGACGGGCGATTTATCGTCGTGGATAGACTGGAGTACGCCAACGTTAACAAGCCCTTAA
- a CDS encoding ribosomal protein S18 acetylase RimI-like enzyme: protein MDIIGIRQTQVACAIAGLINSAYRGTSGERRWTTENGLIEGDRISTQAVADIILDKKYRVFAAFDENDQPHCCIAVEFDEIAKTAEFGMFAVHPEKQGTGLGSELLKHAETYALKRAELFRVSVVNLNQQLIEFYKRRGYQATGEELAYPLEANVGQPVKENITLVVLEKSVA from the coding sequence ATGGACATCATTGGTATACGTCAAACACAAGTCGCTTGCGCCATTGCGGGGTTAATAAATTCTGCCTACCGGGGTACAAGCGGGGAGCGTCGTTGGACAACGGAAAACGGTTTGATCGAAGGTGATCGCATCTCAACGCAGGCCGTGGCAGATATCATTCTGGATAAAAAATATCGGGTGTTTGCCGCATTTGATGAAAACGATCAACCTCATTGCTGCATAGCAGTGGAATTTGATGAAATTGCAAAAACAGCCGAATTCGGTATGTTTGCTGTGCACCCTGAAAAGCAAGGTACAGGATTGGGGAGTGAGCTTCTAAAACACGCCGAAACCTACGCATTGAAACGTGCAGAATTGTTTCGGGTAAGCGTTGTAAATCTCAATCAGCAGCTCATCGAGTTTTATAAACGGCGCGGTTATCAAGCGACTGGCGAGGAATTGGCTTACCCGCTGGAGGCCAATGTTGGCCAGCCAGTGAAAGAAAATATTACCTTAGTGGTTCTGGAAAAATCTGTGGCTTAA
- a CDS encoding hemoglobin encodes MSSVELPQYGSGDATYQALGGLEGITRLVNRFYDNMDSLPEARALRDMHAEDLSQSRQKLVYFLSGWMGGPKLFAEHYGSISLPVAHAHLPIDMAGKDSWLHCMEVSLKELEFPEDLRNYLMKKFAVPAESIRLMCEHSPRK; translated from the coding sequence ATGAGCAGTGTGGAGTTGCCGCAATACGGCAGTGGTGACGCCACCTATCAGGCTCTCGGGGGCTTGGAGGGTATCACCCGACTCGTTAACCGCTTTTACGATAACATGGACAGCTTGCCCGAGGCGCGTGCGTTACGCGATATGCACGCGGAAGACCTCAGCCAGTCTCGTCAGAAGCTGGTGTACTTCCTCAGTGGCTGGATGGGCGGCCCAAAACTATTTGCGGAACATTACGGTTCCATTAGCTTGCCCGTGGCTCACGCCCATTTACCAATTGACATGGCAGGTAAAGATAGTTGGTTACATTGCATGGAAGTCAGTCTCAAGGAATTGGAGTTCCCAGAAGATTTGCGAAATTATCTTATGAAAAAATTTGCAGTCCCTGCAGAAAGTATTCGTCTTATGTGTGAACACAGCCCTAGAAAATAA
- a CDS encoding putative oligomerization/nucleic acid binding protein, which produces MQQLTPAGQNIVNDVATRYHLSQDAVIHMLIAVNNGGGTMAQFNSPELGGSGQWMQGGMTMVGDMFNHGLKATVDNLCNELSSALASTQIFPVIPAGTPGSNHWWPADLGQPFSSGSQNNIRYAIFPGRLAVETYGEVTVYDTLDHNIGGVSQQQGGDTSLSFSSQYGTISVSSLPVISGPGLAPKNTNFASPSDYAAGPEAPLEVAVPENPEISQGDAIQLLEQLGRLRDAGVLTAEEFDSKKRELLQRI; this is translated from the coding sequence ATGCAACAACTAACTCCGGCAGGCCAGAATATCGTTAACGATGTCGCTACGCGTTACCATCTGTCGCAAGATGCCGTTATCCACATGTTGATCGCTGTTAATAATGGCGGAGGTACGATGGCACAGTTCAACAGCCCCGAGTTAGGTGGCTCTGGGCAGTGGATGCAGGGAGGCATGACGATGGTTGGCGATATGTTCAATCACGGCCTCAAGGCTACGGTAGACAACCTGTGCAATGAATTGTCGTCCGCGCTGGCATCGACCCAGATATTTCCTGTTATTCCGGCAGGCACGCCTGGCAGTAACCATTGGTGGCCCGCCGATTTGGGGCAGCCTTTCAGCAGTGGTTCGCAAAACAATATTCGTTACGCCATTTTTCCCGGGCGTTTGGCCGTTGAGACCTATGGTGAAGTCACGGTGTACGACACCCTCGATCACAATATTGGTGGCGTGAGTCAGCAGCAGGGCGGAGACACCTCGCTGAGCTTCAGCAGTCAATACGGCACTATATCTGTGAGTAGCCTTCCGGTGATCTCCGGGCCAGGTTTAGCACCGAAAAACACCAATTTCGCGAGCCCTTCGGATTATGCCGCGGGGCCTGAAGCACCACTGGAAGTTGCTGTTCCAGAAAACCCGGAAATTTCTCAGGGAGACGCTATCCAGCTCCTGGAACAGCTCGGCCGGCTGCGCGACGCGGGAGTGCTTACCGCCGAAGAATTCGATTCCAAAAAGCGCGAGTTATTGCAACGAATTTGA